From the genome of Toxoplasma gondii ME49 chromosome XII, whole genome shotgun sequence:
ACTCTTCGTGGCGCTTTGTAACGCAGAACGCTCGTTCACACGAAGAATTTGCAGAAAGTACAACCGCCTGAAGTGTCGTTTGGAGTTCTTCTGTTGCTCGTAGCCGGAGTCGACACAGATATTCATCCTGAAATGGGCTGTGTGGAGTCATCCGGAGTGCCGCCTAGCTAGAATCAGGCTTTCCTTGTGCGGCAACAGGGTCCACATTTCCTCTACAACCAAACTATGGATTCAGCAAACCAGCTGACTGATACGGATTTTTGACAAGAGTTCGGCACATCACCGTAACAAGCCCATTTCGGTATTGGTGAGACAACCGCACACATACTCGTGGAGACTTCCCAACGACATCCTGCCCCCACGACATACTGGTCTACGGTCTCTGGCCACAAAACCCCTCCAGAGAGTCTGTGAAACCAATTCCAGCTCTAGATAGGCGTTTTCGACAAACGCATACTCAGTCACAAAAGGAGAGCTTCCCCTCCTCTcagtttcgttttcctcttctcttcagctttAGGCCTATGCGTGGGCCCCGCGTCACGGTTcattcttcttttcttgtccttTCAGCTCCTCGAGGGGTGCAGGATGCACGAGTGCTGCCGCGTAATGGGAACAGCGAAACGAGAACACGCGAACCAGAAAGGATGCCCGCAGAACTGGCAACATGCTTTTTCTGAATCATCGGTGTTTTGCACCTGCTTCGACCATGGACACTGAAAAAAAGTGACCCTTCCGGCAGCCGATTGATTCTTACCCCTCTCGCACCTCACAGGCTCGACACCCGCTTAGAAATGCTGAACCACATTGGAAGTTTCTCTGCACATTGCTTTATCAGCTCCATCCCCGGCGTCCCGTTCCGACACTTCAACAGAAGGGGAGAACGTCGATGACGCGGTTggaagagagcaagaagatTGACGAGAACCTGAACCCGCTGCCGCACGTGAATGCTCCCCGGTTATTGGCGTGACGCGCCCCCCACCTGTAGGCGACTTACGCTGGTAGCCGTTTGCAAATGAGGCTTCGGTTCCTTCGCTGGATTTCGCTTGCCGATTTCCACTCTCATCCTGCGGAGGTTTCCGCATGTCTTCAAATTCATTTCCGCGATTTGGCACACGCGGAGTCTTTTTCGGTCGAGGACTGTACACCTGTCCCACCGCAGTTTCGTGATAGTTGGAGCTGCTGCAATTTGCGTCGATTTTCTCTGTGACCCCGTCGACTTCCGAGGTTCTACTTtccgttctctgcctcttcgctgACACATCACCCCGACCTTTCAGGCACCTTTTTGCCTTTAGATCTTCTTCGTGAATTGTTAAATCAGATCCACAACCCGTGGCCTGCACGGCAAGTAATGGCAGGTAGTCCTCGAACGCATCCACATACGCTTCAAAATCTCCAGGAGATATCGGCGGACCCATCCGGAGTCCAAGCTCCCACGTAGGAACAACCACTGACACCTCACTGCTCGTCCCCTCCCCTTTGTTATCGCTTTTATCTCGTCCCTCCTTATTTAGGTCCGCTTTACCGTCAGCTGCGTTCTCAAAGCTTGAACCGACGTCTGCAGATAGCCGCAACGTCTCTGCGCCATCGCGGCTCGTCACAGAGCCCTGAAACCCGAAACCTtgtctgtctgcctctcgttTACTGGACCGGGTAGTTTGCTGATTCAAGTCTTTCCCAGCGCCGTTCGGAGCCAGGGAAAGTGTCCCTAACTGATCTGCTTCGCACGCGTCACTCCCACTATCAACTTCGCCTTTGTCGCCGGCCACCTGATGGCGCCGCTTGAGCAGGTCTCGCCCTTGTCCACCACGGTTGAATATGCAGCAAAGCACGTGCTGTGGGATTGCGTATATGAACGGGGCGTAGGACTCCTCCACTTGTTGAAGCAGAACCAATGAGTTCCGCAGTAGCTCCAGGGAAGCGATCGAGGAAGCCACCCCTTGCTGCAGAGAAGCTATAAGGTGCTCCAACCGGCTGATGCAGATTGCGAAGAGCGCGCGAGCTGCGAATGGAATAACTGACTTGAAGCTGCAAAAGACACCGCAGCAGCCGACATTTCTCATCACAAACAAAACTGTGACCAAACGAGAACTGCAGATACAGACTGGTGGTTTCACACGTAAACCGCTTCAGTAGGTTTGCGGATTTGCGGCTCCTGGCCATCACATGCACCGCAGACTCGCTGGGTGGAGTATGTGCTAAAGAGTCTCAACAATTCAGCACGATTTACCTCCACCGAAACTTAACAGAGCAGAATACCATTGGGCGGCCGTTCTAAACGTATCAAAAGCAGGGAAACGCACATGTATCGTGTTCCGCTCTTCCCTTCATTCATCGCATGTCGATTCGAGTGCGTTGCCTACCACTCGTTTGTCTTGATTGGGACGTGATGCAGGGAGCAGGACTCTGCACGGCATACTGGCGGCACTAGGCTCACCTCCAATAATACACGGCTGCCGACCGATTCAAGTTTGAACTATGTCGACGTCTACTGGCACATTCTCCTAATTATATCTTCCCATGCACTTACACGCTTACTAATTATCGTCTCtggctctgcctctcttctctcccatACCTACGCAGACTCACTTGTAAAACTAACTGCTACGTCAACGACGGTGACTCGCATTTAAAGGCTGACACCTTGACCCCTCAAAGCGAAGAACTTTGACAAAGTGAAAACACCATTTTAGGTCGGTTGGCAAGGAATATCAAACCTAATACTGATTGGCTGGTTGTCTGAATCTCATACCTGGTGCCATCgtcagtatcctaggtactacacggtctctgtttattcgatttgaaTGATAGTTCTGGATCGCGGATCATCTGTACGGAGGCGCGAGCTCACCTTCGACGGTCTTGTCCCTtccatgcagagagaggaagcatcTTTCTGGCTGCAAGGAAGGCCAGTTGTTCGGGCTGACGTTCTTGCTGCATCGCCTCGAATGAACGCGGCAGAGCGGCAACAAGCAGAGGTAcatcttcttcgcgttcgagACGACCAGTGCGCTTCCCACTCTCTACCTGCTGTTCCTGCacctctccagcttcttgCAAGAGCAATTGGGCTGCCTGGATTAGCTGTTCAACTTGTTCAAGATCCTCGCGGAGCTGGCTGCCACCCCATGAGGGTGTTGTTGGCAGATAGTGCGCTTCTGCTACCGGTACGCCCGTGTCACGCCCACACGCGTCTCTGCCCTTGGTAAGAGTGGACGGGTAGTCAGCACATCTCGCCGAAAACGAAGGCGTCACACTCGTTTCGTGCTGTTCTGCACTGCCGTCCCTGTCTTGGCTTCCACGGATGTCTGAAGCTTCAGTTTGCCTCGTGGGTGGGGTGACCGATGACCCATTAAGGCGGGAATGCCCAACAGCCTTTTCCAGTCCCTGCATCTGTCCATCCGCAAGCGTGTCTCGGTTTTCCTGAATGCAGGTTTGTTCTGACTGCTCCTGATGAACCTTAAAAGCCGTGCGGTCCTTTGTCGCAGCAGCAACGACTGAGATACTCGTGTCTCCGTACTGACTAAGAGGTCTGAGATCGGCCGCAGCCGCCAGATCATGAGATATAGTGTACTGCGGAAAATAGCGAAGGTTACGTTGGAAGTGGCTATTCGAGAAGGCCTCCggaaagagggaaaagaaaaacaagttGCTGTGTAATTCACACCCTCCAGAAACATGCTCCTCGAGCCGTTTCTCGACCTCTTCCATTTGATGCAGCTGTCGGTACAGCCCAGCCGCGACATGCTGTCTGGAATACCAGTAAGCCAGAAATCCACTGACAGTCAAATTCTCTAAGACGGCATGCCACGGTGCGGATCCAGGTTCCTGTTCACCTTCCTTCAGTCCGACGGCGGTTTCGCCTGTCTTTGCCTCGCACAACAGGCCACCTGCTGTCCCACTGGCAGTACTTTTACAAGACGATAATTTCTTTGCACTGGATTCATTCTTGGATCCCTCTCCAGGAGTTGCCAATTCGGATGTCTCTGACCTAAAGCGGTGGCTGTCTCCATGAGCTTGGCTGGGAACTACTGCGTCACTCAGGAGTCTTCGGACAGAAGCAGGCTCCACGCCCTTTGGtaggaaggaaggagaaagcgtCTTCCCAAAGAGGGTCACACGCCGCCTTGAGGTCAGCGATCCAGCCACGCCCGGAGGCCATACCATGAAGTCTCGGAGTCTCCCGGTCGCTGAGACTGCTCCCTTTTCCACATGCGCGAAAGCCTTGCTTGAAGACGCCTCGTCTTGGCGCAACCGTTCCTGCTGTCGCAAAAGAATTTCCTGATTCACACTGTGCTGGAGCTGCTTCAGACCTTCGAGGGATGAGGGCAAGCGACCGTCTGTCTCACGAAGAGTCACTCCCGAGGATCGGAGTGGAAGACGCTCGGGTGTTTGTACGGGTTTCCCTACCCCAGTAGCAGCAACACTTGTATCTTCGCCTGCACGCATGTGGGCGGACCCGCCTCTTCTACTGCTGCTTCCGTCCTTCGCGAGTCTCGATCCTATGCTTCGGCTCTTCTGAAGGAACTTTGAttgtcctttctctgtcaTCCGTGATGACACAACGACCGGAGGCTTCAGAAACTgcgctgctcctcctctctggGTGCCGGCGACTGCTGCTAAGCGCGCTCTCGGCGACTTTCCAGGAGCGGTCGGGGTTTCCGTCACGCCCTGCATTGACTCAACGCCACGCTGGAGGATCTGATGAGCTTGGAGCCTCTCAGCGTTTGCCCCGGGTCCGGCAGCTGAACCGGGACGCGGCGTAGATGCGCTGCGGGATGCCCAATTCGGTAACTGTGCACTGGGCGCAAAAAGGTGCGTTCCATCTGTGGACTCACCCATTCCAGTTTTCACGGCGTTCGGCGCAGCAGCTATTTTGTACTGCCGTTCCTGCAACTGAATGAAAAGGTTGGGGTGAAGCTCAGCTCCTGGAGAGGCGCCTGGCAGGGCCGCAGCTCCACCTATCTGTCGGCCGAAGACGTCCCGACCGGCAGCCAGTGGGGCGGCGATGTTCCCAATCATTTGCCCGCATGAAGAGAACCCAGAGGTTTCAGCGACACTCcttgaagagaagagacccGGTCGCCCGACAGGCTCTCTTGTCGGGAGAATTCCAAGATCGGTTCCCATCAAAATCTTCTCCAGTGCAGGCGCAGATTCCCCCTGGAGCTTCATACCTTTCAGCAGCTGCTGGACAGCCCAGTGCTGAGAAGATCCCAACTGCTGGGTTCCCTCTGCTGTAAGTTGTGGCAGAAGCGATGGTGGGGGCGTTGCCACGTTTTGACTTGCTCCGGCTGCCTGCGTGAAGGCACTGATACCCGAAAGGACGGGAGAAACTCTAGAGGCTCCATTACCTCCGGCAACATGCATCTGTACGCCTCCGGGTGTGGCGTGGGTGAGGCAGTTAGATGGCTGCGATGGTGAGATAGTGAAAGCCCCCGCACAGTTCGCAGTGAAACTCTGTGAGGACCCGCGGCTTTCCTGTGCAGCATTGAGGGCACCAGGAATTGCCGTAGGAACAGAGGCGGATCCCTGCCTGCGGCCATGGCCCCAGGaagtcgtttcttcctctgcagaagaaaccgaagacATGGATACCGGCGAGCAAGGCTGATGGGGAAGAAACGGCGACTGAACACTCGATCCCTCGTGAGTGTGGGTCGCTGCAGACACTGTGGTAATTGCGGCCCCACTATGAACGGAGGTATTGGAAGCCATCTGAGAAGGATTTTGCGAAAGTGGCCCCCCTATGGCTATGCGAGGCATGGATACAGGAAACTGAGATTCACTGGCGGCTCTTTGAGCTTCTTTCTCAGAAAACCGAGCAGCCATCGACGCTCCACGGGAGTGACAACCTTGTTGCTGCAGCCGAAGCTGCTGGTGCTGGAGCTCTTGTAGTCTCCGCAGGTGCTGAAGCTGCTGCGCCGATGCACCAGCGCCAACGGCCGGAGATGAAATCCCAGCTACCGGGGCTCCAGCTGTACTCGGACGGAGGCTGAAAAGCTGTTGGCTGCCTAGTGGAATAGACTGCGAGGGAACTGGATTCTGCGCAGGAGACAGATTCCATGGCTCTATCGACCTGGATAGTGACGGCTCTTGCGAAGCCGCCCCTTCTGCGTCTACGCGACGACCAACGGCAGGGTCAGACATCGGGGCAAGGAGTCGTCGAAACACACAACCGCTAGAGCAAAAACTCGGAGGCAGGCCGCGGACAAAGACCTTATTTTGAATGAGACAGCCACTTCTGCATCAATCGGCACCGAAAGCTAACAACCAAGAGGGGAAGGTCTTCCCCGTGGAGAATACAACGAAGGTTACCGCCGCCAGATCTTTCATTAATATCCCTTACGAAGGCCACAGGCATTCCCCATGGGCCGACAAGGACTTTTGTCACTGACGGCTGAGTCACTGCGTTCCATGTCGAATTCTCTGCTATGAACATAGAGTTGAGGGTTCATTCCTCTCCACAATGTGCAAAACAGAAGCTGCCCGCAAGAAAAGCAAACGCTTCCATGCACACATAGGCGGAATCAGACTGACTGATGGAATCCCACGGCGCTCACTAATCGACGGGACATCATGGCCGATTATcagtacatacacctgaaaTGAATCCACTCAACAGTTCGATACGCAACACAGCCGGTTCAGTCATGTGTCTCTCCGGTTTTCGCTGTATCCAGTTCCACGGATCTGTCGGGCACGGAGCCCCTCGCAAGCTCAAGACCTGCGTTgtcttgcttcttttctacgggaaaacgaggaagagaaccaGTACGAAAAGCAAGGGGAAGTGATGGAGAAAATGCGCCACGAAAAAACGACACAGGTAGCCGCAGCTAACAGACCAGCGTTGCATCGCTTGTGCTCCGAGACAACACCAATCCGAGCAAGTGGGGGGAGGGAGACTGCGAGAGTATACGTGGACAAAACGGACAACGAaatcgagagaaggcgcgtcAACAAAAAAAGACGACAAAAATGACGACAGTGATTCCATACAAGGAATTCCGGGACCGCTTGGTGCAAGTGACCGTGTCACACTTCCTGAATTTGCTGAGTGAAGGGTTCATGGAAGGCCGAGGACCGGTGCTCCCTCGAGGGACACAAGTGGAAAAAAGTGTCTAAGCTCACATGACTCCTTCTTGTAAGCGCTttcagttttttctcgcaaGAAACTCACTTGGACGAGCAATGAAAAGGGGGGAGGGGCAATTTGCGGCCTCTGCAACTTTGCCACGggctgcctctctcctcatcgCATCGAAAAAACGTACGCCGGGCGGAACGCATCAAAGGGGGGTGCGCATATGCGCCCAAATCCAAAGCCTTGCAGCAATAAATGTGGAATAATCCAGATTTAGATTTGATTCGTCCCTTCACTCGTGCAAGCAAACACAACGCATAAGAGGGACCGCACGGACAGAGTCAAATTCCAGGAAATGAGAAAAAATTGAGAGGAAAAGCCGATTTCACCGTAACGAAAGGACCATCCAGAAGACTCGATTCGTCCGGACAGCTAGCGAGCAGAAGGGGGGAAGGACCAAACGCCGTCTGcgagacaaacagaaaaaTCCTTCCACATGATGTCTGATTTTTCTTAGACTGATGCCAAAATCAGATGCGAGAAGTTCAATGCTCCCGTGTTAGTCGTGTAACTTTTCACTGAAAAGTCGAGCCTGATTTTGAGTACCTCAAGGTCTCTTCCTCAACAGGACTGCGTCCCGTCCGCCGCGTGGAGGTTCGTATCAGCCTCAAGCTGCGGTGAACGCAACGTCG
Proteins encoded in this window:
- a CDS encoding hypothetical protein (encoded by transcript TGME49_248680), with protein sequence MSDPAVGRRVDAEGAASQEPSLSRSIEPWNLSPAQNPVPSQSIPLGSQQLFSLRPSTAGAPVAGISSPAVGAGASAQQLQHLRRLQELQHQQLRLQQQGCHSRGASMAARFSEKEAQRAASESQFPVSMPRIAIGGPLSQNPSQMASNTSVHSGAAITTVSAATHTHEGSSVQSPFLPHQPCSPVSMSSVSSAEEETTSWGHGRRQGSASVPTAIPGALNAAQESRGSSQSFTANCAGAFTISPSQPSNCLTHATPGGVQMHVAGGNGASRVSPVLSGISAFTQAAGASQNVATPPPSLLPQLTAEGTQQLGSSQHWAVQQLLKGMKLQGESAPALEKILMGTDLGILPTREPVGRPGLFSSRSVAETSGFSSCGQMIGNIAAPLAAGRDVFGRQIGGAAALPGASPGAELHPNLFIQLQERQYKIAAAPNAVKTGMGESTDGTHLFAPSAQLPNWASRSASTPRPGSAAGPGANAERLQAHQILQRGVESMQGVTETPTAPGKSPRARLAAVAGTQRGGAAQFLKPPVVVSSRMTEKGQSKFLQKSRSIGSRLAKDGSSSRRGGSAHMRAGEDTSVAATGVGKPVQTPERLPLRSSGVTLRETDGRLPSSLEGLKQLQHSVNQEILLRQQERLRQDEASSSKAFAHVEKGAVSATGRLRDFMVWPPGVAGSLTSRRRVTLFGKTLSPSFLPKGVEPASVRRLLSDAVVPSQAHGDSHRFRSETSELATPGEGSKNESSAKKLSSCKSTASGTAGGLLCEAKTGETAVGLKEGEQEPGSAPWHAVLENLTVSGFLAYWYSRQHVAAGLYRQLHQMEEVEKRLEEHVSGGCELHSNLFFFSLFPEAFSNSHFQRNLRYFPQYTISHDLAAAADLRPLSQYGDTSISVVAAATKDRTAFKVHQEQSEQTCIQENRDTLADGQMQGLEKAVGHSRLNGSSVTPPTRQTEASDIRGSQDRDGSAEQHETSVTPSFSARCADYPSTLTKGRDACGRDTGVPVAEAHYLPTTPSWGGSQLREDLEQVEQLIQAAQLLLQEAGEVQEQQVESGKRTGRLEREEDVPLLVAALPRSFEAMQQERQPEQLAFLAARKMLPLSAWKGQDRRSFKSVIPFAARALFAICISRLEHLIASLQQGVASSIASLELLRNSLVLLQQVEESYAPFIYAIPQHVLCCIFNRGGQGRDLLKRRHQVAGDKGEVDSGSDACEADQLGTLSLAPNGAGKDLNQQTTRSSKREADRQGFGFQGSVTSRDGAETLRLSADVGSSFENAADGKADLNKEGRDKSDNKGEGTSSEVSVVVPTWELGLRMGPPISPGDFEAYVDAFEDYLPLLAVQATGCGSDLTIHEEDLKAKRCLKGRGDVSAKRQRTESRTSEVDGVTEKIDANCSSSNYHETAVGQVYSPRPKKTPRVPNRGNEFEDMRKPPQDESGNRQAKSSEGTEASFANGYQRKSPTGGGRVTPITGEHSRAAAGSGSRQSSCSLPTASSTFSPSVEVSERDAGDGADKAMCRETSNVVQHF